ATGCTAGTTTATTGACAGAATTTTTAAGAAGCATAGATATGGTTATGAGACAGTTATGACACTGACATAGAAaaggcgcgttttaaaaaaatatgtatcaTTATTAtacaataagaaaattttatagttCATGTGTTTAtgtatttctaaaaaattacaGCTGCTGATTATCGACTAATAAATGGGTGTTccattatttaatgtttaatataCCAGCTTGACTTTTGCAACAGAGAATTACCATTCCAGAGGTCATTGAAAATGAATGGTTTAGAAAAGGTTATAAGCCCCCCACTTTTGAACAAGCTGATATTAGTCTGGATGATGTGGATGCTATCTTCAATGAAACAGGGGTAAGCAAAGTACAATTGGGTATTTCTAATCCATCATTTAAGCAGGATCTTCATATTGCCCTTGACATTCAGGTTTCGGGTAATCTCGTAGTGGaaaggaaagaggaaagaCCTGCAGCCCCTCTTACGATGAATGCATTCGAGCTCATCTCTAAATCTCAAGGCCTCAACCTCAGTTCTCTTTTTGAGAAACAAATGGTGTGTTTCCCTCTAGTACTTCAGTATTGAAAAAGCTTTCACATTGTATCTCTTCAATGAAATAGTTTTTACTTCTAgctataaaaaatgttaaactGCAATCTAATATTTGAGCTATCCATACCTACCAACTTCTTTTGTGATGATTTGTTCACTAACAttacttttgaatttgaaatgagTTGATGAAAATTGTTGTACCAGGGGCTTGTTAAACGAGAAACAAGGTTCACATCCAATCGACCTGCAAAAGAGATCCTTTCTAAAATTGAGGAAACTGCAGCACCTTTGGGTTTTgatgtgaagaaaaataactacaaggtaaatatttttccttataaagttgatgatgataaatttggaaaaagaaatgcaaGTTGTGGAGGACATGATGGATACCAATTTCGACTCTTTAGTTTATCGAAgtcattaataattattttttatgcattaaaatttgatttccatCCAAAATTCTGTCTTCCGAGTATATCTTAATCTGATGCATTCCTTGCAGATGAAACTTCAAGGTGAAAAAACAGGTCGTAAAGGGCATTTATCAGTTGCAACAGAGGTGCTTCtctttttacttctttatattttagaaGCTTCTATTGTATGCCAATTAGTTGAGTTATGATGGTATTATTTACAGATTTACGAGGTTGCTCCGTCACTGTATATGGTTGAGCTCCGCAAGGCGGGAGGAGATACATTAGAATTTCACAAGGTAGGATCACCATTAATGAactcttggtatctaagagacTAAAACATCTGTCTTTAGGTATATGTGATTCCTTAATAAACGTGATTCTGTTTGGTCCAGTGATTTTGACCTTCACGTGTTTTGAGAAGTCCATGTGCATTGAATCAAGCAATTATGTATCCCaagtgaaatgaaaattatcaGCAACCTTGAAGTATAAGCAATTCTAGAGTCTCTGTAGAAAGAAACCTATTTAATTGGCTGAGTGCTTTGGGATTTTGCCCGTGTAGTACtgattctttttaatatttaaatgtgaTGTGCCATTGTTTTCAGTTTTATAAGAACCTCAAAACTGGGCTGAAAGACATTGTCTGGAAACATGAAGAGGATGGAGACGAAGGAGATAGTGGTTTGTAATTCACTCATAAACTTCCGTTTGATTCTTTCGTGCTTTCTTTTCGCATCCTCTAGGTTTGTCTCTTCAGATATTGTAAATTCATACAGATTTGATATGCATTCTAAATCGACATCTTTAGAACCGACTGTTCACTATATATTTTAGTGAACGGTTGATAACCAGGATCTGGGTCCAATAGACATAGACGCACACATACATGCACATCCAATACAAAACGAAAGACAAGGATACAAAACCAAATCTCCCCTCCCTCACGATGCACAGCTAATTAGGAGACATTTAATTTCACTTGGTAGTATGAGGCTATCTTGAGTCTGTGCATACAAATGGCAGCACCCTGCTGTTGTGGCTTGATTATAACATTAATGGTTTTGGTTGTGATCGAAGAAAAGGAATACAAAAGAATAAACATCTCTCTCTATTGCTGCAGGTGCGAGTGCGAGTGCGAGTGTCTCGAAGCCGAGGTAATTATGTTTCTCTGGAAGTTGTTTGATATTGGGTTGAAGTTTGAGATAGTGGATAATACAGTCATGTACCTTGATTTTAAACTCATATGGTGTTTTTTCTGTCATTTGATTTAGCCAAGAAGTTCTCCCTGCTTACTGACAGCAGCATATTTGAACAATGTATTGTGGTTCCATccataaataatcaaatattgtTTCTATACGTGAATAAAGTTTTTGCAGAATAATAATTGTATCTGTGTTTTATTCATTCTTAATACCATATCTAAATATCTGAACAATGGTAAAAGAgttttactctgtttttcttcatcCAATCCTTCTCATTTCAGAAGTTTAATTTGCGTGGAATTTACTGCCATTTTGTCTTGACAGTTTGTAAATAACAGTCTCAAAATTGCATCTTTCCGGTGGGTATCTTATACGCTCCTAATTTGCTCCGTAGATCCTTGAAGTTTGCCTTAGGTAGTGCTTTGGTGAATATAACAACTACATGATTTGTGGATGACACAAATTTGGTAATTAGGTGGCCACGAGCGACAAAATTTCTGTGTATGGTATGGAAGAACGGATTCTTTACCATATGTATAGGAGTTGTGGAGGATTTAGCAGTTGAATTCTGACATCCCTTAGTAAGAACATAATCTAGGTGAGTTCAACTCATGACACCATTGTGGTTTGCTTTGGTGAGCTCCACGATATGCAATTTTCTCTTAGGAATATATATGATTTCTGATGTGCTTGTAGTGTTGGGGCACCCTACCCAATCTACATCAGAAAAACCATAAAGATTCTGTGAACCCCTTTTGTTTAAGATTAAACCATTCCAAGTGTGCCTTTGATGTATTTCAATATGCGTTTGACTACTTTTAGATCTTTGGATTGTGTTATGGCGATCCATGTTAGTGTATTGAATCTCTATGAACAAAGAGGGAGTAGAGTTAGGGTTAGAAAGTCTGTTGTAGGGGAGGTATTGTGAGAGCCTCTCAAACCATGCTGCTTGGTGCCACATATAGAGATGAGTAATGAAAGCTCGGTGATTTTGTTATTGTAACAGCTCCAACTCATTGGCAAATATTGTTCGatttggctcattacgtatcgtcgtcagtctcacgattttataATGTGTCTATTATAtccatataaagaatgttttgttctcctctccaatcgatgtgggatctcatagctATGTACACCTTTCTTCTGGTTGTGGAGATGAATGAAGGCCTTCATTTCTTGTTGTTTCATTGAGCTTTAGTGTATTGTTCGAAAATTCATATGAAATAAGTTTTGAACTACCATCTATACTATTGTGATCAAAAGCGATTCATCAGAGACCATACACCAAGATATCTTTTATGAATTGGACGGTAACCTAAGAATGATATTTAACTTCTTTTTGAACACTTGGAACACACAAGGATAGGATACTTAACTTCTTTTTGAAAACTTGTCTATCTAAGACatcattgaatttttattgaatttttatcgTTGTGTCTAATGGATCTGacctattatttaattttatataattatgttagatataaaattaaaaatttaagtttctAACAGAAATATGCATTTTTATCCAAAGAACAACTCAttcttataaatttcaattttgctaagaacattttaaatacaaaattaaccGTTTAAAGAATTATTAGACTTTTTTAACGTACAAGAGtgtattagacacaaaattgaaagttataaACTTGTTACACTATTTAAGTTCAAATGGTATTTGAAACATAAATGATAAAGTTTAGATGTATGAAGATTGTAAACTTATAGGTAACATAAATGtaatcataatatttttttttttaaagtaatgacaaacaataaattacaaatatttatttttttaaaagaataattttatgttgCGAATGGCCTCGGGTCCATCGGGACCCACCTAGGGCATACACTCTCGAATAGAAAAAGGTCTCCTAGCTATCTCTTAGACCAAACTAAAGTATCGATTACCAAGAAAGGGATGCACCCTACTATTCTAGGTGTTCATTGAATTGCTAATTCTTATTTGCTCGTTGTAATAGAGAGAATCAATCCCATTAAGCGTAATATATATAAGACCATAGAAAGTGTTGGATTGATTGTATAGAACAAAACAACCCCTCGACGACCGACATGGGTAGCCAACTTGAGGCATACCTGGTCTTCGGATTCACACATCAATAGTTAAGTAGCTACTATTtcagagtatttttaaaagctcaatgaaaattttgaattttcaatataattctaaaatttaatattattttgaaaatttaaaactctACAAAATTAcccataaaaagaaatatatatatattttttaaatttaaatgaaaattaagatttatattatatcacaTAATATGTGTGGAAATGTgaaagaatttttaatttaaagaaagttttaaaaaaatgaatattaaaatttttgaaaaaaaaaaataattttgaccTTATccatatgatatgataaaatCCACGtgatagttttaaatttaaattttaattaattaatggcaCAAATGTCAGTTAGCGGTCTCAACTATAAAAGCAACAAAGACTCGAggaaagtttcaatttttctggacctgtttgttttctttcaacaCAGCTACTGAAAAATTCCAGAACAAAATCAATTCGTGAGAATGAGGGAAGAGGTAATCAGCTCAGCTGGAACTGTCGATCCAACTCCGGCCGCCAGGTACCGCTCCGCCTTCCGTTACTTGTACGAGTCTCTGGTATTTGGTCAACCTAGGGTtttacaattttcttcttgtccGCTGTTTTGGGGCGATTTTGTGGTGGGAAATTGTTCAACTTGGGACGCCAACCCTAATTCGTTGTTTAGAATGaaagtgaagtttgaaaaTCTTCCCTcgtaattgttttttttaggaagAGGGAAATGGTTAATTTACGGTTGTTAGGTGTTTGTCGCGCGGAAGAAGATCTACTGTGTTTATGCTCGTAATGTGAGGCGGGTGCGAAAGGGTTATGGGTTTCTTTTGTTACATGATTAGCAACGGCTAGGAATTTTTGTGCTCAATGAGGGAGCTTAAATCACATGTTTGGGTTGAATAAAATTTTGCTTTAGGAGCTGTATATGATATCGAGGGTAATATTCAACACAACTCTAAGAGTATACATGTTATTATCTGAGTGGGTAATAATCCAAGGGTTAGATGCAGTTTGATCATTTGAATTCACATTGTCTTGCTTAGTTCTTGTTGCTCTTTGAATCTTATCAGTTCTGCTGGAGCTTCATCACCTGCTGTTCCAACAAATATTGGAAGTGTTGATGGATCAATTCGTGGACTTGGTTCAAAAGCTGCGTCTTTATCTTGTGTTGGTTCACAACCACCTCAGCCTTCCTTGAGCACTGGTGTTGGTGGTTCTGCTTTCGGCATGTCGAGATACTCTTGCAGACCATGGGAAAGGGGGGATTTGCTAAGGCGTTTGGCTACCTTTAAACCTGGAAATTGGTTTGGAAAACCTAAggttataatttttatgattattgaCATAAATCATGCAGTATATGTTTTACTTGGCTACCTTTGGTCCCATTGCATGAAGctcaattatataattttcaactcATATTTTAACTGGAGCTGATTGTGTTTGATATGGAAACCTCAGTTCTAGAACTAGCTTGTTAGAGCATTAGGATTTTCGTTACCTCTCGCTTAAACAGGAAACTGTTTGTTCTCTTGGGTTTATTGGGAGGATTATTGAGCAGATTTTAGTCTTTCTTTGTTGCCTTATTCTTGGAAGTATTAACAATTCATAAAAGTTGACCTTGTATCCAATTATATTTCATGAATTAGTTCGAACCTGGTCATCTCTTTATCTTGTTAATTTGTACATAGATGATCTCTTGAGCAATTTAAGTGAAGAAAAATTCTCTAACTACTTGATAAATTCAGTTGGTTTATAGGTGGAACCGACCTAAAGTGATGGTTTAGgttgtcattttttataaaataagaatagtttttattaattaattgaaactTAGGAATCTGCTTGGGATTTTATATCtcagttttttttccttacaaCGTTATTTTTATCTCTTAAACTACTTAAAGTACCGATGAAAAATATTCGACTGGCAATGCATTTTGAAGCTTAGGAATATTAttctttcttgaactttcGCAGGTAGTCAATTCACTTGCATGTGCACAGAGAGGTTGGATGAACGTCGATGTTGATAAAATTGAATGTGAATCTTGTGGTAACAGTTTGAGCTTTGAATTACTACAGTCATGGACATCTGCAGAAGGTTAGATTCATTAATGGAGAGCCattactaaaatatatatggttaTCTATTAGGCACCCTCCCACtcacacaaacacacacataaaaggaaaaagtataTCAACACGTGAAttctgagttttttttttgatggTTCACTAATTAACTCGTGAATTCTGAATGGCTGATAATAATGACCCTTGATTCTCCTTTTTGGGTGTTATTGAAGTTCAACTTGCTGAGTTTACAAAGCAGCTGGATTCTGGGCACAAAGTCTCTTGTCCTTGGAGAGGAAATAGCTGCCCTGAAAGTTTGGTGCAGTTCCCTCCAACACCCCAGTCTGCTTTAGTTGGAGGATTTAAGGATAGATGTGATGGACTTCTGCAGTTTCAATCTTTGCCTTCTGTTGCTGCTTCTGCAATTGAACAAATGCGTATTTGTCGGAGTGCACAGCTTGATCGCTTTTTGGCACAATCCCCAAATTTCACCATGGGTGAAGTAGGTGTAAAACCGGAGGGTACACGTGAACTTCTTGAAAGCTCTCAAGATAGAGCATTCTATTTGTATTCTCAAGTAGgctaatttgtttatgatattttttggtcaatattttaaatcccATTTATTCTTCAGCTGATGCTTTAtcatatctaattattttttgttttttcatttttcaggCACAGAAAATTATTAGCCTTTGTGGATGGGAACCAAGATGGCACTTAGATGTTCAAGACTGTGAAGAGCATTCTGCACAATCAGCTCGAAATGGATGTTCTTTTGGTCCTACTGAGGCTCAGTTGCATCTTTCGCATGATGCATCTCGAAGCAAGAAAGCACTCTCTACTTCCGTTAAAAAGGACACTGGAAAGGGTAAATTGGTGGTTGAAGACCCTAGAAGTGAATTTAGATCACCTATACTAGATTGTAGCATATGTGGTGCTACAGTTAGGATATTGGACTTCCTAACGATTTCTCGACCGGCTCATTTTGCCCCTAACAACATTGACATTCCTTCTTCAAGTAAGAAAATGGGACTGACTCGTGGAGTAAGTGCAGCTAGTGGAATTAATGGATGGGTGACTGCGGATGATGCCGATAAAGAACGTATTGAAGATCGTGATGAAGTAGCAACAACAAATGAGGCACGCTTACTACCGAACATGGATGTTGATTTGAATCTGACAATGGCAGGGGGCTTAAATGTTTCTCAATCAGATAAGAATACAACCAATGAACATATTCTGAACGGGGATTTGGGAAGGGATCTAATGATTGGGCAACCTTCAGGCAGTGAGGTTGGTGATCGTGCTGCTTCATATGAATCACGAGGTCCTAGCTCCCGCAAACGCAGTTTGGATAAAGATGGGAGTTCAGATGACAGGGCACTAGTAAGGATGCATCAAGCCGATAGTGTTGAAGGAACTGTTATAGATCGTGACGGTGATGAAGTTACAGACGATAGACAATATTCAGCTGGCCCTTCAAAACGTACTCGCGATTCTGAATTTTTTGACACTTTTTGTTCGTATCAAAGAGATTCAGCAGGTGCTGGTCCAAGTCATTCCATGGGTTTAGACCTTTGCATGGATGGggaaaaatttaattcatttcagCAAGGAGGTGATCAATGTACTGGAATTCAATCAGCTAGGGATTCGACCCGTGCATCATCTGTCATTGCAATGGACACATTGTGTCATAATGATGGTGAGGACTCTATGGAAAGTGTTGAGAATTATCCTGGGGATGTTGATGATGTTCATTTCCCCTCTTCCAGTACACATGGGAATTTAGACAATAATGAAACTTCAGAATTGATACATAGCAATCAAGCTCAGCAGAGCGTTTTTCTTCGACCGGCTTCTGAAGTTCCTGGTGAAATGGGTGTGAGTAGTACAAATAACGGTGAAGAAATATTCAATGCTGATACCATCACTACTCAGGCAAGGGATGTGTTTAGTTTTGGAATAAGTGGTGGAAGTGTTGGAATGTGTGCAAGTCATGAGGCTGAAATTCATGGGGCTGATGCATCGGTTCATAGGACTGATAGTGTTGTTGGTGATGTTGAACCCAGAATAGAAGATGCCGAGAATCAGGGACAAACTGGTGAGTCTGCCCCTGATCCTGGACTAATGGATGAGATTGTGCCTGAGGACATCATCAGGGAAGACCCTCATGGTGATAGCCAAGAGATGTTTTCTCGGCCAGTAGAAAGAGCTGATAGTGGATCAAAAATCGATGGCTCTGCTAAAGACGATTCTGTTGAAAGTGGTGGAAAGACAAGTCAGAGTTGCAAAACAATCCTAGTGAATAGCAGTCACAATGCTGATACACGACCAACTCATGGACAAAATAAGATCGACGATCCAAATGCAGGTATAGTTTTAGAATTCAGCATAGTAGAACCTGGTGTAGTAAACGAGAAACCTAGCTACTACCTCCTTCAACATCGGTCCTTTTACTTTCGGTTTTCAATTGTCCTCGTTACCTCAAATAACTTAGCTTGTGAATAGTTTACTGATACTGTGGCTGTAGAATCTTGAAAACTAACGCGATAATCTGGATTTATAACTTAATCTACCATTTGATATGGGCTGATTGGAAGGTGTATGTGTTGTTTCTTAAATCTCTGACGTAGCGATTTGACCTCATGAAACATTTTATTCCTATTTTCTTCTGTTTGTGATGTTGAACCCTTCTTTTTCAGAGCCACAAAAAGGGGAAAGCAGTTATGAAATAGAGTTTGATCCGATTGTCCATCACAATCAATTTTGCCCCTGGGTAAATGGAAATGTTGCTGCTGCTGGCAGTACGAGTAGTGGCTCCAATGCCGATGCAGTTGCTCTAAGTGGCTGGCAGCTGACGTTAGATGCACTCAATGCTCTGCAGTCCCTCGAACGTACAGGAGTTCAGACGTTGCAATCTGAGTCAGCAGCATCTCTTTACAAGGTTGGCTTCCTTCTATAATACATATTTTGTCTTTCTACAAAtcatagaaaaatgaaagcagATCTGATTTCTCTTTTCATTGAAGCAATACATGAGTTCTTGATTCTATATAAGCTAAAAATTATGGCTGCAGGGCACTCAATAGCATAACCCTAAAATTGCACTCCTTAACTTTGTGGGTTGTTGTCATCATCATTGTAGAAATCTATGGTGCAATAACCTTATTGGCGAAGTTTATTTTGTCCCCTGTTTAAAAAGGGTGCAGTGCGTGCCTTTTGTGGGAGAAAATCACCTCGACTCGGTAAGGTAAAAAAAACCTTCTTTTTTGGGGGGTAAGAAAAGAAACCTCATCGAAGCACGTATATTGTCACGACCTCCAATGTAATATGGGTCGATGACTTTCAAACCTCCGAATGTGGGCTTAAAGGGACATCTTAAGTGCCAGAAGCTCAAGAGTCAAGTTTATGTGTCTTCTTATGCAAGTCCTGTCAGGCAAATAACTCTTTTCCATCATATGGGTGGTAGAGCTAGTTTGCCTTAGGAAACCAAACTTAAGAACAACATAGAAACACCACTCATTTCATCAGCAAtgagaaaatgataaatttcttttctccGCCAAATGGAGAAATCATTAGAGGGCGGCATAGTGCACAAATCTCTAACATCTTAGGAAAACTCATGTTTTTAACCAAAGAGCCCACATAACAACTGTGAACCATATGCCCTGCCAACGAACCTTCCAATTTTATCGGATGTCCCCGAAGGAACAACCTTGCCTCAACCaatgaaggatgaaggatgaTAGAGGAACTCTCCTCGCCAAATGTCGACAAGGAAACTCACAGTCCCGATTTAAATCAGAACACTGTAACAAGTGGCCTAAATATAGGAATAGAACTGATAATAAACTAGTCAGTGGTGACCTATGTCTTCAGCCACCTGCATGTGCTTGCTGAAAATGCAAAATCGGAAAAGACGGTATGGAGGAACTTCCCTTTTAATATGACATCTGTGGTTTAGAGTATCATCTTTTTAGGTCCCTAAAGTTTCTCAAAGACATGAACCCTTTGATATGGAGTAAGAGGTAGAGATTGGGAAAGAAGGAAGCACAAAAAATGATCTAGAACGTAGCATTAAAGAATGGAGGAACAATGTAATACATTGAGAAACGTTGCTGTATTATAGAATCACAAATAGAAGTTTCCTCATAACCTTGCTCGTCTAGAAGTTTCCttaaagacaaaaagaagTCCTATGGCTTCAATTcacttaatatatattatttttccgCTTCGAGCTTGTGGCTTGAAAGGAACAATAGAATCTTCGCAGTAGGAAGCAGTAGGAAGACGACATATCGTTgcctcttaatttttttttctttatagcTCTATCTTGGTATAcacttcatatttttcaacaaCTATGGTTTCTGATTCACTCTTGTTCAATTGAGAGCCTGTTCTCTATTTTGCTTTGGCTTGGGGTTGtctatgaatttttttctttgtcttaAAAAGTATAGCAAGTCGCTCAAGAACTCTAAGGAGTTGGTATTGGAGGAGGGATAAGCAGTAGGTAATGGTCCAAGGAGACATCAACTCTCCTTGTGAAGGGTATTGCTCGAGGGTTAGATTCGATTCTATTATCGTCATTGTCTGTCTTTTACTTCAACTTTCTTAGTACCTTGCAGGAAAttggaacaaaaataaaacagtatCTGAATGTTAAATCACTGAATATAGTATCCTCTACATCAATTCGAATACGCTCTTGCAGGACGATCATCGTGGTAAAAAACTGCTGCGACAACACTCAGCCAGCAGAAGCCAGGGAAACCTTGAGACATGAGCTCCGAATTGAAAGTATTCACAAACTCACATACTGTCATCTCTTAACTATAAGAAATATCTGCTGAATATCATATTTCTTGTCAGCACTCTGCTAGTTTGTTGATGATGAATGGACATCTAGTTTTAGGA
This genomic interval from Cucurbita pepo subsp. pepo cultivar mu-cu-16 chromosome LG20, ASM280686v2, whole genome shotgun sequence contains the following:
- the LOC111782733 gene encoding uncharacterized protein LOC111782733, with translation MREEVISSAGTVDPTPAASSAGASSPAVPTNIGSVDGSIRGLGSKAASLSCVGSQPPQPSLSTGVGGSAFGMSRYSCRPWERGDLLRRLATFKPGNWFGKPKVVNSLACAQRGWMNVDVDKIECESCGNSLSFELLQSWTSAEVQLAEFTKQLDSGHKVSCPWRGNSCPESLVQFPPTPQSALVGGFKDRCDGLLQFQSLPSVAASAIEQMRICRSAQLDRFLAQSPNFTMGEVGVKPEGTRELLESSQDRAFYLYSQAQKIISLCGWEPRWHLDVQDCEEHSAQSARNGCSFGPTEAQLHLSHDASRSKKALSTSVKKDTGKGKLVVEDPRSEFRSPILDCSICGATVRILDFLTISRPAHFAPNNIDIPSSSKKMGLTRGVSAASGINGWVTADDADKERIEDRDEVATTNEARLLPNMDVDLNLTMAGGLNVSQSDKNTTNEHILNGDLGRDLMIGQPSGSEVGDRAASYESRGPSSRKRSLDKDGSSDDRALVRMHQADSVEGTVIDRDGDEVTDDRQYSAGPSKRTRDSEFFDTFCSYQRDSAGAGPSHSMGLDLCMDGEKFNSFQQGGDQCTGIQSARDSTRASSVIAMDTLCHNDGEDSMESVENYPGDVDDVHFPSSSTHGNLDNNETSELIHSNQAQQSVFLRPASEVPGEMGVSSTNNGEEIFNADTITTQARDVFSFGISGGSVGMCASHEAEIHGADASVHRTDSVVGDVEPRIEDAENQGQTGESAPDPGLMDEIVPEDIIREDPHGDSQEMFSRPVERADSGSKIDGSAKDDSVESGGKTSQSCKTILVNSSHNADTRPTHGQNKIDDPNAEPQKGESSYEIEFDPIVHHNQFCPWVNGNVAAAGSTSSGSNADAVALSGWQLTLDALNALQSLERTGVQTLQSESAASLYKDDHRGKKLLRQHSASRSQGNLET
- the LOC111782947 gene encoding CBL-interacting serine/threonine-protein kinase 23-like isoform X4, producing MKLIRHPNVIRMFEVMASKTKIYIVLEFVTGGELFDKIVSRGRMKEDEARKYFQQLINAVDYCHSRGVFHRDLKPENLLLDANGVLKVSDFGLSALPQQVREDGLLHTTCGTPNYVAPEVINNKGYDGAKADLWSCGVILFVLMAGYLPFEDSNLVALYKKIHKAEFTCPPWFSTNAKKLIKRILDPNPATRITIPEVIENEWFRKGYKPPTFEQADISLDDVDAIFNETGVSGNLVVERKEERPAAPLTMNAFELISKSQGLNLSSLFEKQMGLVKRETRFTSNRPAKEILSKIEETAAPLGFDVKKNNYKMKLQGEKTGRKGHLSVATEIYEVAPSLYMVELRKAGGDTLEFHKFYKNLKTGLKDIVWKHEEDGDEGDSGASASASVSKPSQEVLPAY
- the LOC111782947 gene encoding CBL-interacting serine/threonine-protein kinase 23-like isoform X5; its protein translation is MASKTKIYIVLEFVTGGELFDKIVSRGRMKEDEARKYFQQLINAVDYCHSRGVFHRDLKPENLLLDANGVLKVSDFGLSALPQQVREDGLLHTTCGTPNYVAPEVINNKGYDGAKADLWSCGVILFVLMAGYLPFEDSNLVALYKKIHKAEFTCPPWFSTNAKKLIKRILDPNPATRITIPEVIENEWFRKGYKPPTFEQADISLDDVDAIFNETGVSGNLVVERKEERPAAPLTMNAFELISKSQGLNLSSLFEKQMGLVKRETRFTSNRPAKEILSKIEETAAPLGFDVKKNNYKMKLQGEKTGRKGHLSVATEIYEVAPSLYMVELRKAGGDTLEFHKFYKNLKTGLKDIVWKHEEDGDEGDSGASASASVSKPSQEVLPAY